One Myxococcus stipitatus genomic window, GACAGGCCTACCTGATGCTCGAGCTGGGCGGGGACACGCCCCAGGAGGCCATCGACCGGGCGCGCGAGGTGATGGACCAGGCACGGAGCGGACGGGGCGCGGCCCTGGACATGCGCCTGTACTCGGACCCCGAGCACGTGGAGCACGCGTGGAAGATCCGCGAGTCGGGGCTCGGGGCGACGGCGCGCGTGCCGGGGCGCCCGGACAACTGGCCGGGCTGGGAGGACTCCGCCGTTCCGCCCGAACAGCTGGGCGACTACCTGCGCGGCCTGCGTCGGCTCTATGACAAGCATGGCTATGACGCCTCGCTGTATGGCCACTTCGGCCAGGGGTGTGTCCACTCGCGCATCGACTTCGACCTCACCTCCTCCGCGGGGATCCGCAACTACCGGTCCTTCGTCAGCGACGCGGTGGACCTGTGCCTGGCCCATGGCGGCTCGATGTCGGGCGAGCATGGGGATGGCCAAGCGCGCGCAGAGTTCCTGCCACGCATGTTCGGGCCGGAGCTGGTGAACGCCTTCCGGGAGTTCAAGCGCATCTGGGACCCCCAGGGGAAGATGAACCCGGGCAAGGTGGTGGACGCCCACCCCATCGACCATCAGCTGCGCCTGGGCCGCGACTACCGCCAGCGCACGTGGAGGCCCACCACGCACTTCCATTATCCGGACGACGAGGGCTTGCTGCACCGGGCCACCGAGCGCTGCGTGGGCGTGGGCAAGTGCCGGCGGTTGGACGGCGGCACCATGTGCCCCAGCTACCAGGTGACCCACGAGGAGCGGCACACCACGCGAGGCCGCGCGCACCTGCTCTTCGAGATGCTCCAGGGCCAGGTCGTCCGCGACGGCTGGCGCGACGAGAACGTGAAGCAGTCGCTGGACCTGTGCCTGGCGTGCAAGGGCTGCAAGGGCGACTGCCCGGTGAACGTGGACCTGGCCACGTACAAGGCGGAGTTCCTCGCCCACTACCACCAGGGGCACCTGCGCCCCAGGCCCGCCTACGCCATGGGCCTCATCATGTTCTGGGCTCGCGCGGCGATGCTGGCGCCGGGCCTGGTGAACCTCCTCACCCAGCACGCGCCGAGCCGCGCGCTGCTCCAGGCACTGGGAGGGATGACCCCACGGCGCCAGCTGCCCCGGTTCGCGCCGGAGACCTTCCAGCGCTGGGCCCGCCGGACGCGTCCCGAGCCGCGCAACGCGGGCGCGCGGCGGGTGCTGCTGTGGCCGGACACCTTCAACAACCACTTCTTCCCGGAGACGGCGGCCAGCGCGCTGGAGGTGCTGGAGGACGTGGGGTTCGAGGTGACGGTGCCCGGCGGCTTCCTGTGCTGCGGCCGTCCGCTCTACGACTTCGGGATGCTGCCCACCGCGAAGTGGATGCTCGCGCGCACGGTGGAGCGGCTCCGCCCGGAGATAGAGGCCGGCGTTCCGCTGGTGGGCCTGGAGCCGAGCTGCGTCTCCGTGTTCCGAGACGAGCTCCGCAACCTCTTCCCCGACTGGGGGCTGGCGCGACAGCTGCGTCGCCAGACGTTCCTCTTCAGCGAGTTCCTCCAGCACCACGCCGGGCAGTGGCGGCCTCCGAGGCTGGAGCGGCGGGCCGTCGTGCACGGGCACTGCCACCACAAGTCCCTGTTCAAGATGCGCGCCGAGAAGGGCCTGCTCGACAAGCTGGGCCTGGACCACGAGCACCCGGAGACGGGGGGCTGTGGCATGGCGGGCTCCTTCGGCTTCGAGGCGGGCGACAAGTTCGAGGTCTCCCAGCGGGTGGGCGAGCGCGTGCTCCTGCCGAAGGTCCGCCAGACGCCCCGGGACACCCTCATCATCGCCGACGGCTTCAGCTGCCGGGAGATGATCGCCCAGAACACGCGGCGGCGCGCGCTGCACGTCGCGCAGGTGGTCCGGATGGCGCAGACCCACGGCCCCCAGGGCCCCCAGGGCGACGACCCGGAGCGAGGCTGGGTGACGAGCGGGCTGGGGCGGCCCCCACCGCGATGGGGGGCGCGCGTGGCGGGCATGCTCGTGGGGGCGCTGCTCGGCGGCATGTGGCTGCGCGGGCGTCGACGATGACGCGCCCCGCGTGGACTCAGGCACCGTAGAGGGCCCCCAGCATCGCCCCGAAGGCGACATGCGCCGCCAGCGCCACCAGCGGCGTGCGCGTCCCGTAGTGCAGGGCCAGGAAGCCGGGCGGCTCCAACGTACGGACATCGGTGGGGTCCTGGGACTCGGTGGCCATCCTCGGGTGCACCGCCGGCAGGGAGGGCAACAGGAGCATCAGGACGAAGCCCGCGTGCAGCATCCCCAGCAGCCCCCCCAGCCACCAGGAGGCGCGCCCCCACGCGATGAACACCGCGACATACAGCCCGGAGAAGACCATGCCCGCGACCAGGTGCAGCCCCAGCCCATAGAGCTTCGCGCGGTCCCGGTCCGGGGTGACGAGCGTGCCCAGCAGGAAGGGCAGGTCGAGCCGCGTCAGCCGCATCCGCTGGCTCCCCGACAACAGCGCGGTGAGCACCACCGTGCTGACGAAGCCCCAGACGACCCAGCGCAGCCCCCCGCTCATGGCCGGGCCTCCTCGCCGGGGCCCCCGAGCGCCCCCTGCCATGGACGCGTCGCCTCCAGCTCCAACGCGGCGGAGATGAGGCCCACGTGCGAGAGGGCCTGGGGGAAGTTGCCCAGGGCATCCCCCGTCTCGGGCGCGACCTCCTCCGCGAGGAGCCCCAGGTCGTTCGCATGGGCGAGTTGCTGGACGAAGAGCCGCTCCGCCGCGTCCCGGCCGGCGCCCTCCTGCCTCGCCAGCAGCACCACGCGCCAGAAGCCGCAGATGCCGAAGGCGCCCTCCCCCGCGCGGAGGTCGTCCTCGTTGCGGAACAACAGCCCGCCGCGAGCGCCCAGCCGCGTCACGATGCGCTGGTCCGTGCACCGCATCCGTTCCGAGCAGGCGTCCTCGAAGCCATACCAGGCCATGAGCAGGAGGTCGGCGTCCACGTCGTCCCCGTCGAGGATGCGGACGTAGCTGCGCAGCTGGCGGTTCCAGGCGCGCGTGCGCAGCTCCTCCCACAACTGCTCGCGCACCCCTCGCAGGTGCTCCGCCGGGACCCGCAGGCCGCGGAAGGCGCCTCGGCCGTGCAGCTCCAGCAGTCGATCCAACGCCATCCAGCACGACAACCGGGAGAAGGTATGCGGCCAGCGCCCCCCGCGCGGCTCCCAGATGCCTTCGTCGGGCGCGTCCCACATCTTCATGATGTATTCGCCCAGCCGCAGCAGCATCCGCAGCTCGTCGCGGGCCAGCGCGCCCCC contains:
- a CDS encoding FAD-binding and (Fe-S)-binding domain-containing protein, with amino-acid sequence MRTTQAIQRTWSRLSRERPVPQPIPGGQGGDVLVDSRGLEQDLRHALEGEVRFDDGSRALYATDASNYRQVPIGVVIPRSLDDVIQTVRVCREYGAPLLSRGGGTSLAGQCCNVAVVIDWTKYLGGVLELTPATKSARVLPGTVLDVLRNQAERYHLTFGPDPATHDHCTLGGMLGNNSCGSHAQMAGPVSHNVLELDVLTYDGLRLRVGPTSDAQLQACLRAEGRVGELYRRLKDLRDRYADEIRRRYPRIPRRISGYNLDALLPEQGFDVAKALVGTEGTCVTLLTAKLRLIDSPPHRVVVMLGYPDIYAAGDQAHVLADRFHPLALEGMDDELIHNVVLKGQADEHASVLPRSSHAEFLSILPGGQAYLMLELGGDTPQEAIDRAREVMDQARSGRGAALDMRLYSDPEHVEHAWKIRESGLGATARVPGRPDNWPGWEDSAVPPEQLGDYLRGLRRLYDKHGYDASLYGHFGQGCVHSRIDFDLTSSAGIRNYRSFVSDAVDLCLAHGGSMSGEHGDGQARAEFLPRMFGPELVNAFREFKRIWDPQGKMNPGKVVDAHPIDHQLRLGRDYRQRTWRPTTHFHYPDDEGLLHRATERCVGVGKCRRLDGGTMCPSYQVTHEERHTTRGRAHLLFEMLQGQVVRDGWRDENVKQSLDLCLACKGCKGDCPVNVDLATYKAEFLAHYHQGHLRPRPAYAMGLIMFWARAAMLAPGLVNLLTQHAPSRALLQALGGMTPRRQLPRFAPETFQRWARRTRPEPRNAGARRVLLWPDTFNNHFFPETAASALEVLEDVGFEVTVPGGFLCCGRPLYDFGMLPTAKWMLARTVERLRPEIEAGVPLVGLEPSCVSVFRDELRNLFPDWGLARQLRRQTFLFSEFLQHHAGQWRPPRLERRAVVHGHCHHKSLFKMRAEKGLLDKLGLDHEHPETGGCGMAGSFGFEAGDKFEVSQRVGERVLLPKVRQTPRDTLIIADGFSCREMIAQNTRRRALHVAQVVRMAQTHGPQGPQGDDPERGWVTSGLGRPPPRWGARVAGMLVGALLGGMWLRGRRR